The Ammospiza nelsoni isolate bAmmNel1 chromosome 10, bAmmNel1.pri, whole genome shotgun sequence genome includes a region encoding these proteins:
- the PHC3 gene encoding polyhomeotic-like protein 3, whose amino-acid sequence MENEPSTTTCSAPTATVTTSATSRPPLPQISVYSGSDRHAVQVIQQALHRPPSSAAQYLQQMYAAQQQHLMLQTAALQQQHLSSTQFQSLATVPQASLSGGRQCTSPTGSVTQQSSVSQTSINLSTSPTPAQIISRSQTSNTTSSSITQQTMLLGSTSPTLSASQAQMYLRAQMLIFTPATTVAAVQSDIPVVSSSSSSSCQSAATQVQNLTLRSQKLGVLSSSQNGPPKSSSQTQSVCPSKAGSSSKGSSDPPESSRKGESPAPECRSTPATRTSSIHHLIAPASYSPLQPHSLVKHQPIPLHSPPPKISHHQLILQQQQQVQPIALQTPPGQEPPPSQHCLPLPSHAPSSAPSHCSPMHIHPPPLTLSPTPSQSAQQSVVVSPPPSHSPSQSPTIIIHPQALIQSQASSLVPAALQPEPAAPPAAAANPARPSQPLSLPQHLPLPPSPAVHIGAVEPPGLVSPGQQLVSSTPHQQYPALQSAPIPLAAPPQLSASSTQIQPLPLQSVQSLQVQPEILSQGQVLVQNTLVSEEELPAAEALVQLPFQTLPPPQTVAVNLQVQPSVPIETPVIYQVENVCEEEMPEDSDCVHMARTPTPPTLSPPAITLGNGEALNSEDPLSEHGGLPSVTSSVSASVIKSPSDPSHASIPPPPLLLPAATTRSNSTSLPNSIPSLENKPPQAIVKPQILTHVIEGFVIQEGLEPFPVSRSSLLVEQPAEKRLLVEGQIMSVVCVESDLQNTKHADNSSDTEIEDMIAEEALDEIENDLLKCEFCGKMGYPNKFLRSKRFCSTSCAKRHSLSCTKKFGLFPSDKTSRWNRKSDSQSLGRRGRRPSGPEGASRDHFLRQLPITYPSAEEDLAPHEDAVPTAMTTRLRRQSERERELRELRMRKAPESIDLLPVVQTDPSVWTVDEVWAFIHSLPGCQDIADEFRAQEIDGQALLLLKEDHLMSAMNIKLGPALKICARINSLKES is encoded by the exons ATGGAGAATGAACCCAGCACAACGACGTGTTCTGCACCCACCGCGACCGTCACCACCAGCGCCACCTCCCGCCCGCCGCTGCCGCAGATCTCCGTCTACAGCGGCTCCGACAGACATGCTGTGCAG GTTATTCAGCAGGCCTTGCATCGTCCTCCTAGCTCAGCTGCTCAGTACCTCCAGCAGATGtatgcagcccagcagcagcacctaaTGCTGCagactgctgctctgcagcagcagcacttaaGCAGTACCCAATTTCAGAGTCTGGCAACTGTTCCACAG GCAAGCCTGTCAGGTGGGAGGCAATGTACTTCCCCCACTGGGAGTGTCACTCAGCAGTCAAGCGTGTCGCAGACCTCG aTTAACCTCTCCACCTCTCCTACACCTGCACAGATAATCAGCCGCTCTCAGACCTCcaacaccaccagcagcagcatcacccaACAGACGATGTTGCTGGGCAGCACCTCTCCCACCCTGAGTGCCAGCCAGGCTCAGATGTACCTACGAGCTCAGATG CTTATTTTTACTCCTGCAACCACTGTGGCTGCTGTCCAGTCTGACATTCCTGTTgtctcctcatcctcctcatcttccTGTCAGTCTGCAGCTACTCAG GTTCAGAACTTGACGCTGCGCAGTCAGAAGCTGGGTGTGTTGTCAAGTTCCCAGAATGGGCcaccaaagagcagcagccaaaccCAGTCTGTGTGCCCCAgcaaggctggcagcagctccaagggcagcTCAGACCccccagaaagcagcaggaaaggagagAGCCCTGCTCCAGAGTGCCGCAGCACGCCCGCCACACGCACCTCCAGCATCCACCACCTCATTGCACCAG CTTCATATTCTCCATTGCAACCTCACTCTCTAGTAAAACATCAGCCGATCCCACTTCATTCACCACCTCCAAAGATCTCCCATCACCagctgatcctgcagcagcagcagcaagtgcAGCCGATTGCACTGCAGACTCCTCCGGGCCAGGAGCCgcctccatcccagcactgcctgcccctgcccagccatgcGCCCAGCAGCGCCCCGTCCCACTGCTCCCCCATGCACATCCACCCTCCGCCGCTCACGCTCTCCCCTACCCCGTCCCAGTCAGCTCAGCAGTCAGTGGTGGTGTCCCCTCCGCCGTCGCACTCCCCGAGTCAGTCACCCACCATAATTATTCACCCTCAAGCCCTTATCCAGTCCCAGGCCAGCTCCCTGGTGCCCGCGGCTCTGCAGCCCGAGCCGGCCGCTCCCCCGGCGGCCGCCGCCAACCCCGCGCGGCCCTCGCAGCCGCTCAGCCTCCCGCAGCACCTGCCGCTGCCGCCCTCGCCCGCCGTGCACATCGGGGCCGTGGAGCCGCCCGGCTTGGTGTCCCCGGGCCAGCAGCTCGTGTCCTCCACGCCACACCAGCAGTATCCAGCCCTGCAATCCGCCCCCATCCCTCTGGCGGCTCCGCCTCAGCTCTCGGCATCCTCAACTCAGATTCAACCGCTGCCCCTGCAGTCTGTGCAGTCTTTACAAGTGCAGCCTGAAATTCTGTCCCAGGGCCAGGTTTTGGTTCAAAACACTTTGGTTTCTGAGGAGGAacttcctgctgcagaggctttGGTCCAGCTGCCGTTTCAAACTCTTCCACCGCCACAGACCGTCGCAGTAAATCTGCAGGTGCAGCCGTCGGTTCCGATTGAAACTCCAGTG ATTTACCAAGTGGAGAATGTGTGTGAAGAGGAGATGCCCGAGGACTCAGATTGTGTCCACATGGCAAGAACACCTACACCACCCACCTTGTCCCCACCAGCCATCACCTTGGGCAATGGAGAGGCTCTCAATTCAGAAGATCCTTTGTCAG AACATGGGGGACTGCCTTCAGTGACATCATCTGTCAGTGCCTCAGTAATTAAATCTCCATCTGATCCTTCCCATGCCTCTATTCCACCACCCCCTCTTTTGCTTCCAGCAGCAACGACAAGGAGCAacagcacctccctgcccaaTAGCATTCCCAGCCTAGAAAACAAACCTCCACAGGCCATTGTTAAACCCCAGATCCTGACCCACGTCATCGAGGGCTTTGTCATTCAGGAGGGGTTGGAGCCATTCCCT GTCAGTCGTTCATCTTTGCTGGTAGAACAGCCTGCAGAGAAGAGATTGCTGGTGGAGGGTCAGATCATGAGTGTGGTGTGTGTTGAATCAGACTTGCAGAACACAAAACATGCAGACAACTCCTCAGACACAGAGATAGAAGATATGATTGCAGAAG AGGCACTGGATGAAATTGAAAATGATCTTCTGAAGTGTGAATTTTGTGGAAAAATGGGATATCCCAATAAGTTTCTGCGGTCAAAAAGATTCTGCTCCACATCCTGTGCCAAAAG GCACAGCCTTAGTTGCACTAAGAAATTTGGGCTGTTTCCATCAGACAAGACCAGTCGTTGGAATCGGAAGTCAGATAGCCAAAGTCTTGGGCGACGCGGGCGTCGGCCGAGCGGCCCTGAGGGGGCGTCACGAGATCATTTTCTTAGACAG CTTCCAATTACTTATCCATCTGCAGAAGAAGATCTGGCTCCTCATGAAGACGCTGTTCCGACGGCCATGACCACGCGCCTGCGGAGGCAGAGTGAGAGGGAGCGGGAGCTGCGGGAGCTGAGGATGAGGAAAGCGCCAGAGAGCATCGACCTCTTACCTGTGGTGCAGACTGACCCCTCAGTGTGGACTGTCGATGAAGTCTGGGCCTTTATACATTCTCTGCCTG GTTGTCAAGATATTGCAGATGAATTTAGAGCACAAGAAATTGATGGACAAGCTCTCCTTTTGTTGAAGGAGGATCACCTAATGAGTGCAATGAATATTAAGCTTGGACCTGCATTGAAAATCTGTGCACGTATCAATTCCTTGAAAGAATCCTAG